The region CCATCATCTTTCAGGCTGGCGGTGACGCCGGTGCTTGCACTGTTGATCGACGAAACAACATCGGCCATGGTCGAACCGGCGGTGAACTTGACTTCAGTACCGTTCAGGCTGATCGACGTTGCGTTTTCCAGTTTGGCCGGAGTCGTCCCCGACGCTAGGCCCAGCGCGGCCAGAGAACCACCCGTGCCGTTGGCCAGCTTGATGTCGCTGCCATCAGCGGTCGCCAATTGCAGACGGCCATCTGTCGACAAGGTCGCACTCACACCCGTCGCCCCACCTGGGTTGGCAGCGGTGTTAGCGGTGTTGATGGCATCCATGACGTCAGCCATGCTGTCACCGGCGGCAAACACCACATCCTTATCGTTGATCTTGATGGTCGTTGCGGCAACCAGTGCGCCTGGCGTGCCTGGAACGGCTGGTGTACCGGCCGAACCTGCAACTTCAGTGCTGACGCCAAGACCAGAGTTATCTGTCGGGTCAATGGTGATCGTAGCGGCAGAAGTCAGAACGAGCGCATCACCTGCCGTGTTCAAGGTCGCCTTAACATCGCCAACAGCTGCGAGGTTGATGGCATCCGCGGCGTCTTGAATCGTGGCGCCATCGGCGATTGTTACGGCTGTGCCGTTAATGTTCAACGTGCCGTCAGCACCCGCTGGCGCAACATACGCAGCACCTGTACGAACAAAATCAGTCGCAGGAACAGCTGGAGTACCCGCAGTACCGCCCGGCAAGGTCACAGCACTGCCCGTTACCGAAGCCTTCAACTGACTGGTCGCCGAACCCGCGACGCTTGCCTCGCTGAAAGAGCCTTTCAAACCGGTAGCGCTGATGTCGTTCATGCCGAACGAGATGGTCTGGTTGGCGTCGGAACCGATCTGGAAGGATTGGTTCTGGAACGAGCCGTCCAGCAGGTTACGACCACCGAAAGTGGTGGTTTGGGCGATACGGGTCAGTTCACCGGTTTTCGCCGTGAATTCTTGTTGCAGGGACGCACGGTCTTCGGCGCTTTTATCACCGTTCGCGGACTGCAGGGCCAGTTCACGCAAACGTTGCAGAATATTGGTCGACTCTTGCATCGCGCCTTCGGCGGTCTGGGCAATCGAGGTGCCGTTGTTGGCGTTGGCGATGGCCACTGTCATGCCTTTAACCTGAGAGGTCAGACGGTTGGCGATTTGCATGCCGGCGGCGTCGTCTTTGGCGCTGTTGATTTTCAGGCCGGAAGACAGACGGGTCATCGAGGTGCTCAGAGCATCGCCGGCTTTGTTCAGGTTCTTCTGAACGGTCTGGGACGTGACGTTAGTGTTTACTGATAAAGCCATGACGAAATCCTCATTGGATGAATACTGCGGCTTCCGGCCCTGGCAACCGCCGGGTGTGGCCTAGAGAACCTTCGTAATAGTTATCGTCGTGAATGCAGGTTGCTTGAGGGATTTTTTGAATTTTTTTACTGGCGGCGTGCCATCCCTTTTATTTCAGGGGGTTAGCGACACCTGAAGCGACAAAAATCCCCGTAGGAGCGAGCTTGCTCGCGATGGAATCACCGCGCTAAGTCAGGCATACCGCGTCGACCGGATCGCGAGCACGCTCAACGCCTGCAAAGAACAGAGGGGATGAATGCAAAACGCCCATGGCTTTGAGGCCACGGGCGCGGGGTGTTTCGACGAGCAGCTTAAGGGCGATAGATAATCGCCGAGCCCCACGACAGGCCTACGCCGAAACCGCTGAGGGCTACGCGTGTCCAGGTGGCGTCCATCACGTGCTTTTCCAGCAGCAGCGGAATGCTCGAAGACACGGTGTTACCGGTCTCGACCATGTCCTTGATGAACTTCTCCGGTTCGCCTTCAAAGCGACGGGCCACGGCATCGACAATCGCCGCACTGCCCTGATGGATGCAGAAAGCATCGATGTCGGCAGACGTCAGGTCGGACTCTTGCAGCAGCTCATTCAAGTGCGCCGGCACTTTGAGCAGCGCGAAGTTGAACACCTGACGGCCATTCATGAAGAACACGCCATCGCTGACTTTCAAGTGCGGAGCACCCGAACCGTCTGTGCCGAACTTGGCCTTGCCCAGCTGCCAGGGCGCATCTTCGCCCATCCAGGTGGCAGTAGCAGCATCGCCAAAGAGCATGGTGGTGTTGCGGTCTTCGGGATCGACGATTTTCGAATACGGGTCAGCGGTCACCAGCAGGCCGTTTTTCAGACCGGCCGCTTCCATGAAGCCCTTCATCGCGTAGATGCCGTAGACATAACCCGAGCACCCCAGGGAAATATCGAACGCAGCGACGTGGGTCGGCAGGCCGAGCTTGTCCTGAACGATGGCGGCCGTGTGCGGCAGGCCTTCGGCGTCGCCGTTTTGCGTGACAACGATCAGCGCATCGATGGATTCGCGATTGAGCTGCGGATTGTTGGCGAACAGCGCGTTAACCGCTTCGACACACAGGTCCGAGGTTTCCTGGTCAGCATCTTTACGCGGCAGGAATGCCGAGCCAATCTTGCCCAGAATGAATTCTTCGTCCTTGGAGAACTTCGCGCCTTGCGCGTAGTTGTCTACACCGCTTGCTGGCACGTAACTGGCGATGCTTTTAATGCCAATCATTGTGGCTTCCCAATACTGAATAGCTGGAGATCACCCGCTCTCACAATCGAGGGGCGTTGACAATAAAAGGGCTTCGTCGCGAAAAAATTCGGCGAAGTGGGCACCCGAATAGACACAAAATAGCCTGAAAAAGGCCCGGCGCCCGCCCATAGGTTTCACACGATACAGTGAAGATGCGCGTTATGACTCGCAAGTCACTCAATTTTGTGCGCTTTTATACAAAAGATTTCAAGGATTACCGCGGATAAACACTGTCGAAACGCTGCTGCCCGCCAAGCCTCGCAGCCTTCGTGCCTCGGCAGCGGCTACAGGATCACCCAAAACCTGTAGCCGCTGTCGCAGGCTGCGAAAAGGCCCGAAGGGGCTTCAAGATTTCAGGATCACCCGAGACCCGTAGCAGCGGTCGAGCGAAGCGAGGCCGTAGGGATAGGCCCCCCAGGCTTTACGACGGCTGCGCCGCCGGACGCGGCCTCGTTCTACTCGTCCGCTGCTACAGGATCACCCAACCTGTAGCCGCTGCCACAGACTGCGAAAAGGCCCGAAGGGGCTTCAAGATTTCAGGATCACCCGAGACCCGTAGCAGCGGTCGAGCGAAGCGAGGCCGCGTCCGGGTTTGATCTTGCCTTTGATCCATCCGCCCCCTTTCGGGAGGCCGTACGCAAGGATAGGTCCGCCAGGCTTTACGACGGCTACGCCGCCGGACGCGGCCTCGTTCTACTCGTCCGCTGCTACAGATTACGCGCTGGATCATCTCTGTAGCCGCTGGAGAGGGTGCCGGCAAAGCCTGCGCAGTTACAACTGGTTGAACAGGCTCAGTTGGGAGATTTTCACGAAAGCCAACTGCGAGGCTTCGAGCATGGCTTTCTGGAAAGCCAGATCAATGGATGCACCGGCCAGGTCGGTATTGCCAATGGCTGCCGTGGTGGAGTTATTGGCCAGGCCCATGCTGATGTTTTCTTCGTTCTGAATGTCCACCGCGTTCAAGCGCGCACCGATCGACCCCCGTGCGCTGTCGACGCCTGCGCTGGCGTTTTTCAGGTTACCGATCGCCGAGTTGATCGCATCCCTTTGGGCTTGCTGGGCCTGCGGGTCCTTGTCGATGGGAATGACCAGCGCCTGACGCAACTGGCTCAAGGTATCCAGCGCACTCTGGCTCTGATGATTGTTGCGATTGACCACGAACTGGTCGCCCGCCGCCCGCGCCCCGGAGAAGCTGAAGGTAACGCCCATGGCGCTGAGTGAATCACCGTTCATGCTGCCAGCGGCAATCGACTTGCTGCTGGCCGTCAGTGGCTGGGCGTAGACCTCGTACTCGGTCTCGCTGGTGAACTTGATCACCGCGCCGTTGCTCGGAAAGCTGTCGCGGTACGCATCGGCAGCGCCCGCGTCCACCTTGTCGATCGTGGTACCGGTAATCTGCGCCGTCGAGTCGTTGCTCGGGGTCCGCGAAGCACTGAACGAATCAGGCCTGGCCTCAAGGCTGAACACGCGCCCGGCCACTGCCGCATCCCGCTCTGCCGCCGGCACATCCTTGAGATCAAGGTTTATGTCGAACGAGACCCCGTTCAGACTGATGCTCTGCCCGCCTGCTTTATCCGGATCCAGCACGCCATTGCCCGGTACCTGCGAGGTCACATCCTTGCCCGTGGCATCGGTCAACGTGTATTGGGTGCTACTGGTGAATTCAAGTGTGTAAGGCTGGCCTTGGGCAAAGCTCTGGTTGAACACCGGGCTTGAGGTAATCAGGCCCGCCGACACGGAGACCTTGCCATCGTTGACCGATGGCGGCTGCAGTGTGGCCTGGGTGCGCCCGGTATTGACCGAGCCTTCCATGATGCTTTTGGCCGTGTCGGTGCTGGCCATGGACAAGGTGTCCGAAATCTTGAGGTTGAGCTGGGTATCATCGCCCTGATAGCTGTAAGTGCCATCATTGTTTCGGGTATAGGGCGGGGTGTCGGTTTTGGAGCCGGAGAACATGTAGTTGCCCGCGGCGTCCTTGCTGTTGAGCAGGCCGAAGACCTGGTCTTCGATACTGCCCAGCTCGTTGGCGATCGCGCCGCGGTCGGCGTCGCTGATCGCGCCCCCGGCCCGCAGCGCCAGCTCACTGGCCTTTTGCAGCGCAATGTTGATGCTGTCGAGTACGATTTCCTGGCTGCCCAGCGACGACTTGATGCTGTTCATGTTGGCCGTGTATTGGCCCAGCATGTCTTTTTGCTGCTGCAATTGCAGCAAGCGGGCCGCGCCCACCGGATCATCTGCCGCGGTCTGGATCCGCACGCCGGAGTCGATCTGTTGCTGGGTCTTGATCACCGACGAGAAATTGTTCTGGTAAGTGGCGCTGGTCGACTCAAAAAACTGGGACGTGGAAATGCGCATCGTCGAGGGCTCCCTTAAAGGCTGTTGATCAGCGTGCTGAAGGTTTCTTGCGCCGCTTTGATAATTTGCGACGATGCCGTGTAGTACTGCTGGAACTTGACCAGGTTGGATGCTTCTTCGTCCAGGTTGACCTGGGATACCGAGCCGCGCACTTCCTTGGCGTACGCCAGTGCCGCGCTGTTGGCCGTGCCGTCGACCGCAGCCTGACTGGCCTTGCCACCGACTTTGGAGACCAGTTGACTGTACGAGGCGGCCAGGCTGGAGCCGCCTCCCCCGTCACTCACACCAACGGTTTTCTTCGTTTGCAGCTCCAGCAATTGGTTGGCATTGCTGTTGTCCGCCTTGCCGTCCTTGTTGAACTTGATGTCGAAACTATCGCCTTTGGCGGGCGAACCGCTGATCGTGGCCCCGAAAGCGACATCCGTGGTGGTGCCGTCCGCGTTAGTGACAGGCACCTTGACCTTGATTTCGTTGTCCTGGCCCGGCACATAGGTACCGCTGCTGATGTTTTCGCCTTTTTCGTTCAGCACCCGGTAGCCATGGGTGCCATCTGCGTTAGCGCCATCAAAGACCACACGCACCGGCATCGCGGCCTCGACCTGCGCCTGCCCCAGATTGCTGCCACTGTAAATATCCAGTGCCGATGACAGGTTCAGGCCGCTGATGGCGCCGGTGCCCGTGTTGGAGCCGCCCTTACCTGCCACCAGAGGACCAGCAAATGCCAGTTTGCTGGCATCGGTCATCTGCACGCCAATAGTGCTCGCGCCGTTGCGGGTGGGGCTGACCTTGAACGTATCGCCCGACGCAACCGGGCCACCCTTGAGATCGAGACTGAACCCGTCGATGACGGCGGCCGGTTTGCGGGTGAGATCGAACGGACCCAGCGTGGTGCCATCAGAGCGCTTGACTGTGTAGTCCTTGTCGCTGCTGAACGTCACCTGATAATCATAAGTCGTGAGTTTGCCGCTGTCGGTAATGCTCACGTTCAGGTTGCCCGAGCCCTTGCTGTTGCCCGTGGCTGCCAAACTGCGCTGGCTGATGGCCTGTTCGCTGTTGATGCTGTTAAACAGCGACGAGCCGAACTCGCCATTGGCGTCCAGGCCCTGGCCCAACTGCTGGTTGATCGCATCAGCAACCACAATCGCAGTGCGCCCCAGATCATTCATCGCCGGCGCCAGCACCTCATCGCGGTAACGCAGCAAGCCGCCAATCTTGCCGCCGCTGATCACCGAGCTCACGTCCATGCTGGACTGCGCGTAGTTGACCTGAATGCTGTATTGGCTTTTGTCGACCTTGCCCGGCACCGCCGACAGCGTGCTGGCGGTACCGCCCAGCACCAGCGACTGGCCAGTGCCCAGCGAGATATCGAACACGTTGTCATGTTCCTGGACGGTGACCCCCACCAGTTCATTGAGCGTGCGTACCGCTTCGTTGCGCGCATCCAGCAAGTTGTTCGGTGTATTGCCGGCGGTGGTCGCATGGGCAATCTGCTGGTTCAGCGAGGCAATGGTGGCCGTGTGCTGATTAACCATTGAGGTCAGGGTGTCCAGCTGGCTGTTGATGCCTTCGTTTTGCTGGTTGAGCTGGGTCGAGATCGAATTGAAGCGGTTGCTCAGGGTTTGCGCATGGGTGAGCAGCAACTGGCGGGCCGATATGTCACCGGGCGCCCCGGCAGCGGTTTGCAATGAGGCGAAGAAGCTGCCGAGCGCGGCCGAGACACCGGTGCTTTTATCCGACAGCAACTTGTCGATGGAGCCAATCTGGTCGAGATAGGCCTGGGCGTCACCATTGAGCGAAGTAGTGGTTTGCAACTGGGCGTCGAGGTAAGCGTTATAGACCCGGCGCACGTCAGCCAGCGTGGTGCCGGTGCCAATGAACACGCCGCCCGCCTGTTGCGAGGCGGCACTGCCCTGCACGATTTGCTGACGTGAATAGCCCGAGGTATTGGCGTTGGCGATGTTATTGCCGACAGTCGCCAATGCGCCTTGACTGGCGTTCAGCCCCGACATCCCGATGTTGATCAAACTCGCCATGGTTCAAACCTTATAAATTCGTGAGAGAACCCGTCGAGGCGTAGCTCTGGTAGGTCTTCATTTGCTTGGCAATCTGCGAAATCTTGCTGGCGTATTCAGGGTCGGTTGCATAACCGGCCTTCTGCAATTCGCGTATGAACTGCTCCGGCTTATCGGCCGAATTCAACACTTCTTTATAACGATTGTTGCTCTGCAACAGCGTGACCAGATCATGGAAGCTGTCTTGGTAGGAATCGTAGGAACGGAAGTTCGCCGTCTCCTTGACCATCTGCCCGCCCTTGAACTCACTGGTGATGGCCCGCGCCTGTGCGCCCTGCCAACTGCCGGTAGCCTTGATGCCAAACAGGTTGTGACTGCTGCTGCCGTCTTGTTGGCGCATGACTGACTTGCCCCAGCCGGTTTCCAGTGCAGCCTGGGCCACCAGGTACAGCGGGTCGACGCCAATGCGGGCGGCGGCCTGTTGCGCCATCGGCAGCATGCTGGCGACAAATGTATCCGGTGAGTTGAAGGCTTGCCTGGCCGGAGCCAAGGGCGGCTGCGCCACGGCGCGGCCATACACCTGCATCCGCCCTGAAGCGCCGGCTGCGCTGAGCATCGGCTGGCCGCCGCCCTTGAGCACCGCCTCCATCCCGGGCGAAGTACGGCCCGGCACAGCGCCGGCATTGAGGGTGGCGATCGCCGGGTCGGCCGACGGCACGATCCCGGCCAGCAACCGGTCGGTCAGCTTGTTGGGCAACGACAGGCGCCGCTGGTTGAGCAATGCTCGGTCATTGGCATGTCCTCCCTCGCCCGGCGCGACCGCGACCCGGGAGGCCCACAACGGTCGCTGACCATTGGAGCGCACAAACGGGCTGTCGCTCGGGCTGACGGCAGGTGCCGCTGTTGCGGGTTGCGTGACCAGTCCGGTGTTGGGCACGGCGTCTTGCGGGGCTGTCGGTTTGTGCTTGGCCATCTGGCGCATCAGTACATCCGCCAGGCCTATGCCACCACCCTGACGGGACAAGGTCACCGACAGCTGCTGATCGTACATTTCCTGATACTGCTTGGCGGCCGGCGTGTTGAGCGGATTGTCCTTGCCCAGCACTTCGTTCGCCGAGCGCATGGACTTGAGCATTTCGTTCAGGAACAGCGACTCGAACTCCTGCGCCACCTTGCGCATGTTGCCGTCGCTTTCGCGATCACCGACCTTCAGATTGTTCAGCCGGTTCAGGTCGCTGAACGCACCCGAATCGCTGCCGCTGACCACACCGCTCTTACGCATATCCATAATGCCGGCCTCAGATCACGATCAGGTCGGCTTGCAGGGCGCCGGCCTGCTTGAGCGCTTCCAGAATCGCCATCAGGTCCCCCGGCGCCGCGCCAACCTGATTCACCGCACGAACGATTTCGTCGAGGGTGGTGCCCGGGCCGAACTTGAACATGGGCTTGGCTTCCTGTTGGGCATTGACCCGCGAACGCGGGACCACGGCGGTCTCGCCGTTGGACAGCGGGCCCGGCTGACTGACAATCGGGTCTTCGGTGATGGTCACGGTCAGGCTGCCGTGGGTCACGGCCGCCGGGGAAACCTTGACGTTTTGCCCGATCACGATAGTGCCGGTGCGCGAATTGATAATGACCTTGGCCACCGCCTGCCCCGGATCGACCTCCAGGTTTTCCAGGATCGACAGGTAATCGACGCGCTGGCTTGGGTCCAACGGCGCCGTGACCCGGACCGAGCCGCCATCAATGGCCTGGGCCACGCCCGGGCCGAGCAAATCGTTGATCTTGTCCACCACCCGCTTGGCGGTGGTGAAGTCCGAACGGTTGAGGTTCAGGGTCAAGCTGTTGCCCTGGTTGAAACCACTGGGTACCGCGCGCTCAACCGAAGCACCGCCCGGAATCCGCCCGGCCGACGGTACGTTGACAGTAATTTTCGAGCCGTCCCGACCTTCGGCGTCAAAACCGCCCACCACCAGGTTGCCCTGGGCAATGGCATAGACGTTGCCATCAATGCCTTTGAGCGGGGTCAGCAACAGGGTGCCGCCGCGCAGGCTTTTGGAGTTGCCGATGGAGGACACGGTGATATCAACCACCTGCCCCGGCTTGGCAAAGGCCGGCAAGTCGGCACTGATCGAGACCGCGGCGACGTTCTTCAATTGCACGTTGCCCGAGCCCGGCGGCACCTTGATCCCGAACTGCGACAGCATGTTATTGAATGTCTGCAAGGTGAACGGGGTTTGCGTGGTCTGGTCGCCCGTGCCGTTAAGCCCGACCACCAAGCCATAACCAATCAATTGGTTGGAGCGGACGCCCGAAATGCTGGCGATGTCTTTCAACCGCTCGGCGTGGGCGCCCAGGGTGGTCGACAGCAGCACTACGGCTGCCAGCAGATGCTTGAGGTTGAACATGGCGGCCATCACCTAGAAAGGAAAGAGGGGGCTGAGGAAGAACCGATCAAACCAGCCCGGCTGACTCGCATCGGCAAACGAACCGGTGCCCGAATAGGTGATCCGCGCATCGGCCACGCGGGTCGAAGACACGGTGTTGTCAGTGGAGATGTCATCGGCCCGGACCAACCCGGCAATACGCACCAGCTCATCACCGGTGTTCAGGGTCATCCACTTCTCGCCACGCACCGCGATGATCCCGTTGGGCAACACATCGGCCACCGTCACGGTGATCGACCCCGTGAGGCTGTTGCCCTGGCCCGCCTTACTGTCGCCCTTGCTTGCCCGGCTGCCGCTGTAACCAGCATCCAGGCTCAAATCACCACCGCCCAGCGGATTATTGGTGCTCAGACCGGCACCGAACAACGACGTCAAACCAAGGCTGGTGTTGCTGTTTTTACCGATCTGCGAGTTGGCGTTTTTACTCGCCTGGGTCTTCTCGTTCAGGGTAATGGTGATGATGTCCCCAATGCGAAAGGCCTTGCGGTCGCTGTACAGGTTCTGCTCAAAGCCGGCCTGGTAAATCGAACCGTTGTTGGCCGCAGCCGGCAGCGGCGTACGCGGCAGAACCGGGGCGTAATACGGATCGTTCGGGCGTGGTGGCGGGTTGACACAGCCCGCCAGGAACGTAATGCCGCCCAGTGCCAGAACAGAAAACAAGCGCTTCATGACCTCTCCCGCCATTGCCGGCGCCCTGTGGGCCGCCGTATTTACGTAATTACAGATTTTGCGTAACGAACGACAACATTTGGTCCGCGGTGGAGATCACTTTGGAGTTCATCTCGTAGGCACGTTGGGTAGTGATCATGTTGACCATCTCCTCCACGGTGCTGACGTTCGACGTCTCCAGCATGCTTTGCATGGTCAGGCCGAAACCGTTCAAGCCGGGCGTACCGATTTGCGGTGCGCCGCTGGACGCGGTTTCAAGGAACAGGTTGCCGCCCTGGGACTGCAAACCGGCCGGGTTGATGAAGTCGGCGGTCTGCAGGTTGCCGATGACTTGTGCCGCCGGGTTGCCGGCAATGGTGACCGACACCGTGCCGTCCTGACCGACAGTGAAGGTCTGGGCATCGGCCGGCACCACGATCGCCGGCTCAAGGGCAAAGCCGCTGGCGGTGACGATCTGACCGTTGGAGTCGAGGTGAAAGGTGCCGTCGCGGCTGTAGGCCGTGGTCCCGTCGGGCTGCATGATCTGGAAGAAACCACGGCCATTGATCGCCAGGTCCAACGGCTGCTCGGTGGTTTGCAGGCTGCCGGCGGCAAAGTTCTTTTGCGTGCCGACGATCCGTACCCCGGTTCCCACTTGCAGGCCCGACGGCAATTCACTGTCCTGGGTCGACTGGGCACCAGGCTGGCGCTTGATCTGGTACAGCAAGTCCTGGAACTCGGCGCGATCACGTTTGAAGCCGGTGGTCGAGACGTTGGCCAGGTTGTTGGAAATAGTAGTCAGGTTGGTGTCTTGTGCAGCCAAGCCCGTTTTTGCAACCCACAGTGCCGGAAGCATGGTGTTCTCCTCGCGCGCCGGTTTTTCGGCGCTGCGTTCAAGTCATTAGCTGATGGACAGGACCCGAGTCATGGCCTGGTCGTCTTCTTTGGCGGTGTTCATCATTTTGATGTGCAGCTCGAACTGCTTGGCCAGCGCCAGCACCGAGGTCATCTCATCGACGGCATTGACGTTGCTCGCCTCCAGGAACCCCGAGACCACGCGCACATTGGCATCGGCCTGGGCCGGCTGGCCGTCATTGGTGTGGATCAAGCCGTCCAGCCCCTTGCTCATGGCCCGCAGATCTGGCTGAACCAGCTTGATGCGATCCACTTCGGCCATGACCTGTGGACCTTCGCCCATGGCGCGGATGCTCACGGTGCCGTCCTCGCCAATTTCGATTTTCTGCTCGGGCGGCACGGCTATCGGCCCGCCATTGCCCATGACTGGCATCCCGTTGCCCGTACGCAGCATGCCCAGGGCATCCACATTCAGGCT is a window of Pseudomonas taetrolens DNA encoding:
- the flgH gene encoding flagellar basal body L-ring protein FlgH translates to MKRLFSVLALGGITFLAGCVNPPPRPNDPYYAPVLPRTPLPAAANNGSIYQAGFEQNLYSDRKAFRIGDIITITLNEKTQASKNANSQIGKNSNTSLGLTSLFGAGLSTNNPLGGGDLSLDAGYSGSRASKGDSKAGQGNSLTGSITVTVADVLPNGIIAVRGEKWMTLNTGDELVRIAGLVRADDISTDNTVSSTRVADARITYSGTGSFADASQPGWFDRFFLSPLFPF
- a CDS encoding flagellar basal body P-ring protein FlgI is translated as MFNLKHLLAAVVLLSTTLGAHAERLKDIASISGVRSNQLIGYGLVVGLNGTGDQTTQTPFTLQTFNNMLSQFGIKVPPGSGNVQLKNVAAVSISADLPAFAKPGQVVDITVSSIGNSKSLRGGTLLLTPLKGIDGNVYAIAQGNLVVGGFDAEGRDGSKITVNVPSAGRIPGGASVERAVPSGFNQGNSLTLNLNRSDFTTAKRVVDKINDLLGPGVAQAIDGGSVRVTAPLDPSQRVDYLSILENLEVDPGQAVAKVIINSRTGTIVIGQNVKVSPAAVTHGSLTVTITEDPIVSQPGPLSNGETAVVPRSRVNAQQEAKPMFKFGPGTTLDEIVRAVNQVGAAPGDLMAILEALKQAGALQADLIVI
- a CDS encoding flagellar hook-associated protein 3, whose protein sequence is MRISTSQFFESTSATYQNNFSSVIKTQQQIDSGVRIQTAADDPVGAARLLQLQQQKDMLGQYTANMNSIKSSLGSQEIVLDSINIALQKASELALRAGGAISDADRGAIANELGSIEDQVFGLLNSKDAAGNYMFSGSKTDTPPYTRNNDGTYSYQGDDTQLNLKISDTLSMASTDTAKSIMEGSVNTGRTQATLQPPSVNDGKVSVSAGLITSSPVFNQSFAQGQPYTLEFTSSTQYTLTDATGKDVTSQVPGNGVLDPDKAGGQSISLNGVSFDINLDLKDVPAAERDAAVAGRVFSLEARPDSFSASRTPSNDSTAQITGTTIDKVDAGAADAYRDSFPSNGAVIKFTSETEYEVYAQPLTASSKSIAAGSMNGDSLSAMGVTFSFSGARAAGDQFVVNRNNHQSQSALDTLSQLRQALVIPIDKDPQAQQAQRDAINSAIGNLKNASAGVDSARGSIGARLNAVDIQNEENISMGLANNSTTAAIGNTDLAGASIDLAFQKAMLEASQLAFVKISQLSLFNQL
- the flgG gene encoding flagellar basal-body rod protein FlgG, whose product is MLPALWVAKTGLAAQDTNLTTISNNLANVSTTGFKRDRAEFQDLLYQIKRQPGAQSTQDSELPSGLQVGTGVRIVGTQKNFAAGSLQTTEQPLDLAINGRGFFQIMQPDGTTAYSRDGTFHLDSNGQIVTASGFALEPAIVVPADAQTFTVGQDGTVSVTIAGNPAAQVIGNLQTADFINPAGLQSQGGNLFLETASSGAPQIGTPGLNGFGLTMQSMLETSNVSTVEEMVNMITTQRAYEMNSKVISTADQMLSFVTQNL
- the flgJ gene encoding flagellar assembly peptidoglycan hydrolase FlgJ, whose protein sequence is MDMRKSGVVSGSDSGAFSDLNRLNNLKVGDRESDGNMRKVAQEFESLFLNEMLKSMRSANEVLGKDNPLNTPAAKQYQEMYDQQLSVTLSRQGGGIGLADVLMRQMAKHKPTAPQDAVPNTGLVTQPATAAPAVSPSDSPFVRSNGQRPLWASRVAVAPGEGGHANDRALLNQRRLSLPNKLTDRLLAGIVPSADPAIATLNAGAVPGRTSPGMEAVLKGGGQPMLSAAGASGRMQVYGRAVAQPPLAPARQAFNSPDTFVASMLPMAQQAAARIGVDPLYLVAQAALETGWGKSVMRQQDGSSSHNLFGIKATGSWQGAQARAITSEFKGGQMVKETANFRSYDSYQDSFHDLVTLLQSNNRYKEVLNSADKPEQFIRELQKAGYATDPEYASKISQIAKQMKTYQSYASTGSLTNL
- a CDS encoding ketoacyl-ACP synthase III, which translates into the protein MIGIKSIASYVPASGVDNYAQGAKFSKDEEFILGKIGSAFLPRKDADQETSDLCVEAVNALFANNPQLNRESIDALIVVTQNGDAEGLPHTAAIVQDKLGLPTHVAAFDISLGCSGYVYGIYAMKGFMEAAGLKNGLLVTADPYSKIVDPEDRNTTMLFGDAATATWMGEDAPWQLGKAKFGTDGSGAPHLKVSDGVFFMNGRQVFNFALLKVPAHLNELLQESDLTSADIDAFCIHQGSAAIVDAVARRFEGEPEKFIKDMVETGNTVSSSIPLLLEKHVMDATWTRVALSGFGVGLSWGSAIIYRP
- the flgK gene encoding flagellar hook-associated protein FlgK — encoded protein: MASLINIGMSGLNASQGALATVGNNIANANTSGYSRQQIVQGSAASQQAGGVFIGTGTTLADVRRVYNAYLDAQLQTTTSLNGDAQAYLDQIGSIDKLLSDKSTGVSAALGSFFASLQTAAGAPGDISARQLLLTHAQTLSNRFNSISTQLNQQNEGINSQLDTLTSMVNQHTATIASLNQQIAHATTAGNTPNNLLDARNEAVRTLNELVGVTVQEHDNVFDISLGTGQSLVLGGTASTLSAVPGKVDKSQYSIQVNYAQSSMDVSSVISGGKIGGLLRYRDEVLAPAMNDLGRTAIVVADAINQQLGQGLDANGEFGSSLFNSINSEQAISQRSLAATGNSKGSGNLNVSITDSGKLTTYDYQVTFSSDKDYTVKRSDGTTLGPFDLTRKPAAVIDGFSLDLKGGPVASGDTFKVSPTRNGASTIGVQMTDASKLAFAGPLVAGKGGSNTGTGAISGLNLSSALDIYSGSNLGQAQVEAAMPVRVVFDGANADGTHGYRVLNEKGENISSGTYVPGQDNEIKVKVPVTNADGTTTDVAFGATISGSPAKGDSFDIKFNKDGKADNSNANQLLELQTKKTVGVSDGGGGSSLAASYSQLVSKVGGKASQAAVDGTANSAALAYAKEVRGSVSQVNLDEEASNLVKFQQYYTASSQIIKAAQETFSTLINSL
- a CDS encoding flagellar basal body rod protein FlgF gives rise to the protein MDKYLYVAMTGASQNALAQKAHANNLANISTNGFQRDLEQARSMPVFGDSFPARAFALSERPATDFTPGAMIETGRELDVAVGGNGWIAVQAPDGSEAYVRTASLNVDALGMLRTGNGMPVMGNGGPIAVPPEQKIEIGEDGTVSIRAMGEGPQVMAEVDRIKLVQPDLRAMSKGLDGLIHTNDGQPAQADANVRVVSGFLEASNVNAVDEMTSVLALAKQFELHIKMMNTAKEDDQAMTRVLSIS
- a CDS encoding flagellin N-terminal helical domain-containing protein translates to MALSVNTNVTSQTVQKNLNKAGDALSTSMTRLSSGLKINSAKDDAAGMQIANRLTSQVKGMTVAIANANNGTSIAQTAEGAMQESTNILQRLRELALQSANGDKSAEDRASLQQEFTAKTGELTRIAQTTTFGGRNLLDGSFQNQSFQIGSDANQTISFGMNDISATGLKGSFSEASVAGSATSQLKASVTGSAVTLPGGTAGTPAVPATDFVRTGAAYVAPAGADGTLNINGTAVTIADGATIQDAADAINLAAVGDVKATLNTAGDALVLTSAATITIDPTDNSGLGVSTEVAGSAGTPAVPGTPGALVAATTIKINDKDVVFAAGDSMADVMDAINTANTAANPGGATGVSATLSTDGRLQLATADGSDIKLANGTGGSLAALGLASGTTPAKLENATSISLNGTEVKFTAGSTMADVVSSINSASTGVTASLKDDGSLSLFSTKNINIADGSAGTGLAALGLTAAPASTTAIKQETTVSDLSILSAEDSQRTVQALADAISQIDTQRSALGAVQNRFTSTVANLQSISENSTAALGRVQDTDFASEAAELTKQQTLQQASTAILSQANQLPSAVMKLLQ